In one Tripterygium wilfordii isolate XIE 37 chromosome 22, ASM1340144v1, whole genome shotgun sequence genomic region, the following are encoded:
- the LOC119990684 gene encoding protein TonB-like: MATAEVVSAQTALPEEQTEKSFKAENQTPTEEVVTPPAAKPEEEPKPEPAVEDPKVETAKPEEEPKPEPAVEDPKVEAEEVAEVPEQIEDPVGEITAQVEKIEVATEEKVVTEEAAVVEPTEKPVEETPEPTVNETDKITSSAVGPDPEAATEPTKEESVKEEEKTEKAEED; this comes from the exons ATGGCCACAGCTGAG GTGGTTTCTGCACAGACTGCACTTCCAGAGGAGCAAACTGAAAAATCATTCAAAGCAGAAAATCAGACTCCCACTGAAGAGGTAGTCACTCCACCAGCAGCAAAACCAGAGGAAGAACCTAAACCGGAACCGGCTGTCGAAGATCCCAAGGTAGAAACAGCAAAACCAGAGGAAGAACCTAAACCGGAACCCGCAGTCGAAGATCCCAAGGTAGAAGCAGAGGAGGTAGCTGAAGTACCTGAACAAATTGAAGACCCAGTTGGTGAAATAACAGCCCAAGTAGAGAAAATAGAGGTGGCAACAGAGGAAAAGGTTGTCACTGAAGAGGCAGCAGTAGTGGAGCCAACAGAGAAACCAGTGGAGGAAACTCCAGAGCCAACTGTTAACGAGACAGACAAAATCACTAGCTCTGCTGTCGGACCAGACCCAGAAGCTGCAACTGAGCCAACAAAAGAGGAAAGTGTGAAGGAGGAAGAGAAGACTGAGAAAGCTGAAGAGGACTGA
- the LOC119992303 gene encoding uncharacterized protein LOC119992303 isoform X2 — protein MEKTNAKKEMSLNPSLIDLVFSWSLEDVLNKDFYKDKVKKIPETFISTTEYMNSFIAPLISETHAGLSSSMKAISQAPVCELLSVETSKGFRVPQSMVYKVEFKSSADQNHGRKYEPQVGDLIALSDVVPKRVYDLKSPKRSYLIAYVRGSDTVLSSKPIFNENEMRMGNRKTLFAVFLINMITNSRIFKALHVELERMNLNIIKAAITTDSQGGQDCGICLSKLQDSSAFSEILDIINKSDLNDSQEVAILSCISMRECHHRNSVKLIWGPPGTGKTSTVCVLLSAILKLKCRTITCAPTNVAVVQVAARLISLVKGSLAFGSYGLGDIVLFGNAKRMKIDECDDHILDIFLDHRANVLHRCLSPSTGWKHNLESMICLLGDPKSQYLQYLKAKKVKLSKEDGSDTHSKFWASLSSSSVWKLLSFGRHLIGTFEMAFVEENNKNIKKEQVPSEKHKNAKHNERATTCDVPLTFLEYLRQNFEVLVEGLTFCIENLRLHLPTSVISLKVVNDMVRAVGSIKSIESLLFHGSINDDWLKQVANGSEDAGSMYDLLKHVVSGSEDEGSRNIGHFSKLYDWLKQVLNGSEDKERNIGHFSKLCSERKNCIDILKSLPQTFPEPSTSADDIKNYCLANACIIFCTASGSVELLNEGQKPLEFLIVDEAAQLKECESVVPALLPGIQHAILIGDERQLPSMVQSQISDDANFGRSLFERLVLLGHRRHLLNFQYRMHPSISLFPNKEFYDGQIQDGQNVKRKCYKKDFLQGKMYGPYSFINIAQGKESDSHSKKNMVEVAVVSEILASLYEERIGKTYSEGSDFSVSIRSVDGFQGSEEDIIIISTVRSNGRGSVGFLSNLNRANVALTRARYCLWILGNGTTLTNSGSIWKKIVMDAKERGCFHNADEDEKLARAITASLVEPDQHYANRLSKTFSSLSLGD, from the exons ATGGAGAAAACCAATGCCAAGAAGGAGATGTCTCTAAACCCAAGTTTAATTGACTTGGTGTTTTCTTGGTCTCTTGAGGATGTACTCAATAAAGATTTCTACAAAGACAAg GTGAAGAAGATACCAGAGACATTCATATCGACAACGGAGTACATGAACTCATTCATTGCTCCACTTATATCAGAAACACACGCAGGCTTGTCGTCAAGCATGAAAGCAATCTCTCAGGCACCAGTATGTGAGTTATTGTCTGTAGAAACATCAAAAGGTTTCAGAGTTCCCCAAAGTATGGTTTACAAGGTTGAGTTTAAAAGCAGTGCTGATCAGAATCATGGGCGGAAATACGAGCCTCAAGTAGGAGATCTTATTGCTCTGTCGGATGTTGTACCGAAACGCGTTTATGATCTGAAAAGTCCCAAGAGATCCTATCTTATTGCTTATGTTCGTGGTTCTGACACAGTACTGTCATCAAAGCCGATCtttaatgaaaatgaaatgcGGATGGGCAACAGAAAAACTCTCTTTGCTGTTTTTCTAATTAACATGATAACGAATTCTCGTATATTTAAGGCGCTGCATGTAGAACTAGAAAGGATGAACTTGAACATCATCAAAGCAGCGATTACAACAGATTCTCAA GGTGGGCAAGATTGTGGTATTTGCCTTTCTAAATTGCAGGATAGTTCTGCTTTTTCAGAGATACTGGACATAATAAACAAGTCAGATTTGAATGATTCCCAAGAAGTGGCAATCTTAAGCTGCATCAGCATGAGGGAATGTCATCATCGTAATAGTGTTAAACTAATATGGGGACCTCCTGGGACAGGGAAGACAAGTACAGTGTGCGTGTTGTTATCTGCAATCCTTAAGTTGAAATGCAGAACAATTACTTGTGCTCCGACTAACGTTGCAGTGGTGCAAGTGGCAGCTCGACTAATATCATTAGTCAAAGGGTCGCTTGCATTTGGCAGTTATGGCCTTGGAGACATAGTTTTATTCGGGAATGCAAAGCGTATGAAGATTGACGAGTGTGATGATCATATCCTTGACATATTTCTTGATCATCGTGCAAATGTACTTCATCGTTGTCTATCTCCGTCCACCGGGTGGAAGCATAATCTAGAGTCCATGATATGTCTGCTTGGGGACCCTAAATCTCAGTACCTTCAGTATTTGAAAGCCAAAAAAGTGAAACTTAGCAAGGAAGATGGTAGTGACACCCACAGTAAATTTTGGGCGTCCCTATCATCTTCCTCGGTGTGGAAGTTGTTATCTTTTGGAAGGCACCTCATTGGAACTTTCGAAATGGCCTTCGtggaagaaaacaacaaaaacataaaaaaggaGCAGGTGCCTTCTGAGAAGCACAAGAATGCAAAGCATAATGAGAGGGCCACAACTTGTGATGTTCCTCTTACGTTCTTGGAGTATCTAAGACAAAATTTCGAAGTTTTAGTTGAGGGGCTTACATTTTGTATTGAAAACTTGCGCTTGCATTTACCAACTTCTGTCATATCTTTAAAAGTGGTAAATGACATGGTAAGAGCTGTTGGTTCTATCAAATCCATAGAATCTTTGCTGTTTCATGGTAGTATTAATGATGATTGGCTGAAGCAAGTCGCTAATGGTTCTGAAGATGCAGGAAGCATGTATGATTTGCTGAAGCATGTCGTTAGTGGCTCTGAAGATGAAGGAAGCAGAAATATTGGTCATTTTTCAAAGTTGTATGATTGGCTGAAGCAAGTCCTTAATGGCTCTgaagataaagaaagaaatattgGTCATTTTTCAAAGTTGTGCTCTGAAAGAAAGAATTGCATTGATATTCTCAAATCACTTCCTCAAACATTCCCTGAACCAAGTACTTCTGCAGATGACATAAAGAACTATTGTTTGGCAAATGCGTGTATAATCTTCTGCACTGCGTCAGGCTCTGTTGAGCTGCTCAATGAAGGACAGAAGCCGCTGGAATTTTTGATAGTTGATGAAGCTGCACAACTAAAAGAATGTGAGTCTGTCGTTCCTGCGCTACTTCCAGGTATACAACATGCTATTCTCATTGGAGATGAGAGACAACTCCCTTCTATGGTTCAAAGCCAG ATATCTGATGATGCTAATTTTGGGAGGAGCTTGTTTGAAAGGCTTGTCTTACTTGGGCATAGGAGACACCTTCTAAATTTTCAATATAGGATGCATCCATCAATAAGCTTATTTCCAAATAAAGAGTTCTATGATGGGCAAATCCAGGATGGTCAGAATGTCAAAAGGAAATGCTACAAGAAAGATTTCCTTCAAGGTAAAATGTATGGTCCGTACTCGTTTATCAACATAGCTCAAGGAAAAGAGAGCGATTcacatagcaaaaaaaatatggtCGAGGTTGCTGTGGTCTCTGAAATATTGGCAAGCCTTTATGAAG AGAGAATCGGAAAGACGTACAGCGAGGGCAGTGACTTCTCAGTCAGTATTCGATCAGTTGATGGGTTCCAAGGTAGCGAAGAGGACATCATAATTATCTCCACTGTCAGAAGCAATGGGCGAGGGTCAGTTGGTTTCCTTTCCAATCTCAATAGGGCAAATGTGGCTCTGACTCGTGCAAG GTATTGCCTGTGGATATTGGGGAACGGCACGACGCTTACAAATAGTGGTTCCATTTGGAAGAAGATAGTAATGGATGCTAAGGAACGAGGGTGCTTCCATAATGCGGATGAGGACGAGAAGTTAGCTCGTGCCATTACAGCCAGCCTGGTTGAGCCTGATCAACATTACGCTAATCGTCTTTCAAAGACATTTTCTTCACTTAGTCTCGGGGATTGA
- the LOC119992303 gene encoding uncharacterized protein LOC119992303 isoform X3, with the protein MNSFIAPLISETHAGLSSSMKAISQAPVCELLSVETSKGFRVPQSMVYKVEFKSSADQNHGRKYEPQVGDLIALSDVVPKRVYDLKSPKRSYLIAYVRGSDTVLSSKPIFNENEMRMGNRKTLFAVFLINMITNSRIFKALHVELERMNLNIIKAAITTDSQGGQDCGICLSKLQDSSAFSEILDIINKSDLNDSQEVAILSCISMRECHHRNSVKLIWGPPGTGKTSTVCVLLSAILKLKCRTITCAPTNVAVVQVAARLISLVKGSLAFGSYGLGDIVLFGNAKRMKIDECDDHILDIFLDHRANVLHRCLSPSTGWKHNLESMICLLGDPKSQYLQYLKAKKVKLSKEDGSDTHSKFWASLSSSSVWKLLSFGRHLIGTFEMAFVEENNKNIKKEQVPSEKHKNAKHNERATTCDVPLTFLEYLRQNFEVLVEGLTFCIENLRLHLPTSVISLKVVNDMVRAVGSIKSIESLLFHGSINDDWLKQVANGSEDAGSMYDLLKHVVSGSEDEGSRNIGHFSKLYDWLKQVLNGSEDKERNIGHFSKLCSERKNCIDILKSLPQTFPEPSTSADDIKNYCLANACIIFCTASGSVELLNEGQKPLEFLIVDEAAQLKECESVVPALLPGIQHAILIGDERQLPSMVQSQISDDANFGRSLFERLVLLGHRRHLLNFQYRMHPSISLFPNKEFYDGQIQDGQNVKRKCYKKDFLQGKMYGPYSFINIAQGKESDSHSKKNMVEVAVVSEILASLYEAFMSTQRKISIGVISPYNAQVYAIQERIGKTYSEGSDFSVSIRSVDGFQGSEEDIIIISTVRSNGRGSVGFLSNLNRANVALTRARYCLWILGNGTTLTNSGSIWKKIVMDAKERGCFHNADEDEKLARAITASLVEPDQHYANRLSKTFSSLSLGD; encoded by the exons ATGAACTCATTCATTGCTCCACTTATATCAGAAACACACGCAGGCTTGTCGTCAAGCATGAAAGCAATCTCTCAGGCACCAGTATGTGAGTTATTGTCTGTAGAAACATCAAAAGGTTTCAGAGTTCCCCAAAGTATGGTTTACAAGGTTGAGTTTAAAAGCAGTGCTGATCAGAATCATGGGCGGAAATACGAGCCTCAAGTAGGAGATCTTATTGCTCTGTCGGATGTTGTACCGAAACGCGTTTATGATCTGAAAAGTCCCAAGAGATCCTATCTTATTGCTTATGTTCGTGGTTCTGACACAGTACTGTCATCAAAGCCGATCtttaatgaaaatgaaatgcGGATGGGCAACAGAAAAACTCTCTTTGCTGTTTTTCTAATTAACATGATAACGAATTCTCGTATATTTAAGGCGCTGCATGTAGAACTAGAAAGGATGAACTTGAACATCATCAAAGCAGCGATTACAACAGATTCTCAA GGTGGGCAAGATTGTGGTATTTGCCTTTCTAAATTGCAGGATAGTTCTGCTTTTTCAGAGATACTGGACATAATAAACAAGTCAGATTTGAATGATTCCCAAGAAGTGGCAATCTTAAGCTGCATCAGCATGAGGGAATGTCATCATCGTAATAGTGTTAAACTAATATGGGGACCTCCTGGGACAGGGAAGACAAGTACAGTGTGCGTGTTGTTATCTGCAATCCTTAAGTTGAAATGCAGAACAATTACTTGTGCTCCGACTAACGTTGCAGTGGTGCAAGTGGCAGCTCGACTAATATCATTAGTCAAAGGGTCGCTTGCATTTGGCAGTTATGGCCTTGGAGACATAGTTTTATTCGGGAATGCAAAGCGTATGAAGATTGACGAGTGTGATGATCATATCCTTGACATATTTCTTGATCATCGTGCAAATGTACTTCATCGTTGTCTATCTCCGTCCACCGGGTGGAAGCATAATCTAGAGTCCATGATATGTCTGCTTGGGGACCCTAAATCTCAGTACCTTCAGTATTTGAAAGCCAAAAAAGTGAAACTTAGCAAGGAAGATGGTAGTGACACCCACAGTAAATTTTGGGCGTCCCTATCATCTTCCTCGGTGTGGAAGTTGTTATCTTTTGGAAGGCACCTCATTGGAACTTTCGAAATGGCCTTCGtggaagaaaacaacaaaaacataaaaaaggaGCAGGTGCCTTCTGAGAAGCACAAGAATGCAAAGCATAATGAGAGGGCCACAACTTGTGATGTTCCTCTTACGTTCTTGGAGTATCTAAGACAAAATTTCGAAGTTTTAGTTGAGGGGCTTACATTTTGTATTGAAAACTTGCGCTTGCATTTACCAACTTCTGTCATATCTTTAAAAGTGGTAAATGACATGGTAAGAGCTGTTGGTTCTATCAAATCCATAGAATCTTTGCTGTTTCATGGTAGTATTAATGATGATTGGCTGAAGCAAGTCGCTAATGGTTCTGAAGATGCAGGAAGCATGTATGATTTGCTGAAGCATGTCGTTAGTGGCTCTGAAGATGAAGGAAGCAGAAATATTGGTCATTTTTCAAAGTTGTATGATTGGCTGAAGCAAGTCCTTAATGGCTCTgaagataaagaaagaaatattgGTCATTTTTCAAAGTTGTGCTCTGAAAGAAAGAATTGCATTGATATTCTCAAATCACTTCCTCAAACATTCCCTGAACCAAGTACTTCTGCAGATGACATAAAGAACTATTGTTTGGCAAATGCGTGTATAATCTTCTGCACTGCGTCAGGCTCTGTTGAGCTGCTCAATGAAGGACAGAAGCCGCTGGAATTTTTGATAGTTGATGAAGCTGCACAACTAAAAGAATGTGAGTCTGTCGTTCCTGCGCTACTTCCAGGTATACAACATGCTATTCTCATTGGAGATGAGAGACAACTCCCTTCTATGGTTCAAAGCCAG ATATCTGATGATGCTAATTTTGGGAGGAGCTTGTTTGAAAGGCTTGTCTTACTTGGGCATAGGAGACACCTTCTAAATTTTCAATATAGGATGCATCCATCAATAAGCTTATTTCCAAATAAAGAGTTCTATGATGGGCAAATCCAGGATGGTCAGAATGTCAAAAGGAAATGCTACAAGAAAGATTTCCTTCAAGGTAAAATGTATGGTCCGTACTCGTTTATCAACATAGCTCAAGGAAAAGAGAGCGATTcacatagcaaaaaaaatatggtCGAGGTTGCTGTGGTCTCTGAAATATTGGCAAGCCTTTATGAAG CATTTATGAGCACACAAAGGAAAATTAGCATAGGAGTTATATCACCATATAACGCTCAAGTTTATGCCATTCAAGAGAGAATCGGAAAGACGTACAGCGAGGGCAGTGACTTCTCAGTCAGTATTCGATCAGTTGATGGGTTCCAAGGTAGCGAAGAGGACATCATAATTATCTCCACTGTCAGAAGCAATGGGCGAGGGTCAGTTGGTTTCCTTTCCAATCTCAATAGGGCAAATGTGGCTCTGACTCGTGCAAG GTATTGCCTGTGGATATTGGGGAACGGCACGACGCTTACAAATAGTGGTTCCATTTGGAAGAAGATAGTAATGGATGCTAAGGAACGAGGGTGCTTCCATAATGCGGATGAGGACGAGAAGTTAGCTCGTGCCATTACAGCCAGCCTGGTTGAGCCTGATCAACATTACGCTAATCGTCTTTCAAAGACATTTTCTTCACTTAGTCTCGGGGATTGA
- the LOC119992040 gene encoding F-box protein At3g07870-like: MDSDSGRSGKKRRTQLEDDDPQTTGMERLPTDIVIDILLRLPITSLVQFKLVCRGWRILSQNPQFPNIHLSFTSENDPCLILHCDFPIRNQLHFLDFSAEDDKKDKVKRLHTPFQAKMPEFDVVGSCNGLLCLSDSLFNEALYLYNPFTTNYVELPKSIQYPHQEVVFGFGFSQKTKEYKVVKVVYYRNGHSSSYQRSRRMIYTQSEVQILTLGSSSWRSLGKVPYQLVRRQSEALVNGRLHWASRPRRFNPARRIISFDLADERFLEVQKPDCGGLNRCNYHLAVLRGCLSAAVYCNYGRLEIWVMKEYNVKESWVKEFNVGSYVPKGLKQNVEQPFKNWKNGSNGRVVRVLCQLKNGEILLEYKNRVLASYDPKQGKFRDLVFQGTPNWFQTVVHMGSLNWIDTPCST, encoded by the coding sequence ATGGACTCGGATAGTGGCAGATCAGGCAAGAAGAGAAGGACCCagcttgaagatgatgatccaCAAACAACTGGTATGGAGCGATTGCCGACTGACATCGTAATTGACATACTTTTAAGATTACCCATCACGTCTTTGGTTCAATTCAAGCTTGTTTGCAGAGGTTGGAGAATCTTATCACAAAACCCTCAATTTCCTAATATACATCTCTCCTTCACCTCTGAGAACGATCCTTGTCTAATCCTTCACTGCGATTTCCCAATCCGGAATCAACTTCACTTTCTGGATTTCTCTGCTGAAGATGACAAGAAAGACAAGGTGAAGAGATTGCATACGCCTTTTCAAGCAAAGATGCCTGAATTCGATGTGGTAGGTTCATGTAATGGCTTGTTGTGCTTATCTGATTCTTTGTTCAACGAAGCACTCTATTTATACAACCCTTTTACAACCAATTATGTAGAATTGCCCAAATCTATTCAATACCCTCATCAAGAAGTGGTTTTTGGATTTGGGTTTAGTCAGAAGACTAAGGAATACAAGGTTGTCAAAGTAGTGTATTATAGGAATGGACATAGTAGTAGCTATCAGCGATCGCGTAGAATGATATATACACAATCAGAGGTTCAAATCCTAACACTGGGCAGCTCCAGTTGGAGAAGTTTAGGCAAAGTACCATACCAGCTTGTTCGCCGGCAATCGGAGGCTTTGGTTAATGGAAGACTTCATTGGGCTAGTCGACCGCGTAGATTCAACCCAGCTCGCAGAATCATCTCATTTGACTTGGCCGATGAGAGATTCTTGGAGGTTCAAAAACCTGATTGTGGTGGACTAAATAGGTGTAATTATCATCTGGCAGTGCTAAGAGGGTGCCTTTCTGCAGCTGTTTATTGCAATTATGGAAGACTGGAGATCTGGGTCATGAAAGAGTATAATGTGAAGGAGTCATGGGTTAAAGAATTCAATGTTGGGTCTTACGTGCCAAAGGGACTGAAACAAAATGTGGAGCAGCCTTTCAAGAACTGGAAGAATGGCTCCAATGGAAGAGTGGTGAGAGTGTTGTGTCAATTGAAGAATGGTGAGATTCTGTTGGAGTACAAAAACAGAGTCCTTGCTTCATATGACCCAAAGCAGGGGAAGTTCAGGGATCTTGTGTTTCAAGGAACACCTAATTGGTTTCAAACAGTTGTTCATATGGGCAGCCTCAATTGGATTGACACCCCCTGTTCCACATAA
- the LOC119992303 gene encoding uncharacterized protein LOC119992303 isoform X1: MEKTNAKKEMSLNPSLIDLVFSWSLEDVLNKDFYKDKVKKIPETFISTTEYMNSFIAPLISETHAGLSSSMKAISQAPVCELLSVETSKGFRVPQSMVYKVEFKSSADQNHGRKYEPQVGDLIALSDVVPKRVYDLKSPKRSYLIAYVRGSDTVLSSKPIFNENEMRMGNRKTLFAVFLINMITNSRIFKALHVELERMNLNIIKAAITTDSQGGQDCGICLSKLQDSSAFSEILDIINKSDLNDSQEVAILSCISMRECHHRNSVKLIWGPPGTGKTSTVCVLLSAILKLKCRTITCAPTNVAVVQVAARLISLVKGSLAFGSYGLGDIVLFGNAKRMKIDECDDHILDIFLDHRANVLHRCLSPSTGWKHNLESMICLLGDPKSQYLQYLKAKKVKLSKEDGSDTHSKFWASLSSSSVWKLLSFGRHLIGTFEMAFVEENNKNIKKEQVPSEKHKNAKHNERATTCDVPLTFLEYLRQNFEVLVEGLTFCIENLRLHLPTSVISLKVVNDMVRAVGSIKSIESLLFHGSINDDWLKQVANGSEDAGSMYDLLKHVVSGSEDEGSRNIGHFSKLYDWLKQVLNGSEDKERNIGHFSKLCSERKNCIDILKSLPQTFPEPSTSADDIKNYCLANACIIFCTASGSVELLNEGQKPLEFLIVDEAAQLKECESVVPALLPGIQHAILIGDERQLPSMVQSQISDDANFGRSLFERLVLLGHRRHLLNFQYRMHPSISLFPNKEFYDGQIQDGQNVKRKCYKKDFLQGKMYGPYSFINIAQGKESDSHSKKNMVEVAVVSEILASLYEAFMSTQRKISIGVISPYNAQVYAIQERIGKTYSEGSDFSVSIRSVDGFQGSEEDIIIISTVRSNGRGSVGFLSNLNRANVALTRARYCLWILGNGTTLTNSGSIWKKIVMDAKERGCFHNADEDEKLARAITASLVEPDQHYANRLSKTFSSLSLGD, encoded by the exons ATGGAGAAAACCAATGCCAAGAAGGAGATGTCTCTAAACCCAAGTTTAATTGACTTGGTGTTTTCTTGGTCTCTTGAGGATGTACTCAATAAAGATTTCTACAAAGACAAg GTGAAGAAGATACCAGAGACATTCATATCGACAACGGAGTACATGAACTCATTCATTGCTCCACTTATATCAGAAACACACGCAGGCTTGTCGTCAAGCATGAAAGCAATCTCTCAGGCACCAGTATGTGAGTTATTGTCTGTAGAAACATCAAAAGGTTTCAGAGTTCCCCAAAGTATGGTTTACAAGGTTGAGTTTAAAAGCAGTGCTGATCAGAATCATGGGCGGAAATACGAGCCTCAAGTAGGAGATCTTATTGCTCTGTCGGATGTTGTACCGAAACGCGTTTATGATCTGAAAAGTCCCAAGAGATCCTATCTTATTGCTTATGTTCGTGGTTCTGACACAGTACTGTCATCAAAGCCGATCtttaatgaaaatgaaatgcGGATGGGCAACAGAAAAACTCTCTTTGCTGTTTTTCTAATTAACATGATAACGAATTCTCGTATATTTAAGGCGCTGCATGTAGAACTAGAAAGGATGAACTTGAACATCATCAAAGCAGCGATTACAACAGATTCTCAA GGTGGGCAAGATTGTGGTATTTGCCTTTCTAAATTGCAGGATAGTTCTGCTTTTTCAGAGATACTGGACATAATAAACAAGTCAGATTTGAATGATTCCCAAGAAGTGGCAATCTTAAGCTGCATCAGCATGAGGGAATGTCATCATCGTAATAGTGTTAAACTAATATGGGGACCTCCTGGGACAGGGAAGACAAGTACAGTGTGCGTGTTGTTATCTGCAATCCTTAAGTTGAAATGCAGAACAATTACTTGTGCTCCGACTAACGTTGCAGTGGTGCAAGTGGCAGCTCGACTAATATCATTAGTCAAAGGGTCGCTTGCATTTGGCAGTTATGGCCTTGGAGACATAGTTTTATTCGGGAATGCAAAGCGTATGAAGATTGACGAGTGTGATGATCATATCCTTGACATATTTCTTGATCATCGTGCAAATGTACTTCATCGTTGTCTATCTCCGTCCACCGGGTGGAAGCATAATCTAGAGTCCATGATATGTCTGCTTGGGGACCCTAAATCTCAGTACCTTCAGTATTTGAAAGCCAAAAAAGTGAAACTTAGCAAGGAAGATGGTAGTGACACCCACAGTAAATTTTGGGCGTCCCTATCATCTTCCTCGGTGTGGAAGTTGTTATCTTTTGGAAGGCACCTCATTGGAACTTTCGAAATGGCCTTCGtggaagaaaacaacaaaaacataaaaaaggaGCAGGTGCCTTCTGAGAAGCACAAGAATGCAAAGCATAATGAGAGGGCCACAACTTGTGATGTTCCTCTTACGTTCTTGGAGTATCTAAGACAAAATTTCGAAGTTTTAGTTGAGGGGCTTACATTTTGTATTGAAAACTTGCGCTTGCATTTACCAACTTCTGTCATATCTTTAAAAGTGGTAAATGACATGGTAAGAGCTGTTGGTTCTATCAAATCCATAGAATCTTTGCTGTTTCATGGTAGTATTAATGATGATTGGCTGAAGCAAGTCGCTAATGGTTCTGAAGATGCAGGAAGCATGTATGATTTGCTGAAGCATGTCGTTAGTGGCTCTGAAGATGAAGGAAGCAGAAATATTGGTCATTTTTCAAAGTTGTATGATTGGCTGAAGCAAGTCCTTAATGGCTCTgaagataaagaaagaaatattgGTCATTTTTCAAAGTTGTGCTCTGAAAGAAAGAATTGCATTGATATTCTCAAATCACTTCCTCAAACATTCCCTGAACCAAGTACTTCTGCAGATGACATAAAGAACTATTGTTTGGCAAATGCGTGTATAATCTTCTGCACTGCGTCAGGCTCTGTTGAGCTGCTCAATGAAGGACAGAAGCCGCTGGAATTTTTGATAGTTGATGAAGCTGCACAACTAAAAGAATGTGAGTCTGTCGTTCCTGCGCTACTTCCAGGTATACAACATGCTATTCTCATTGGAGATGAGAGACAACTCCCTTCTATGGTTCAAAGCCAG ATATCTGATGATGCTAATTTTGGGAGGAGCTTGTTTGAAAGGCTTGTCTTACTTGGGCATAGGAGACACCTTCTAAATTTTCAATATAGGATGCATCCATCAATAAGCTTATTTCCAAATAAAGAGTTCTATGATGGGCAAATCCAGGATGGTCAGAATGTCAAAAGGAAATGCTACAAGAAAGATTTCCTTCAAGGTAAAATGTATGGTCCGTACTCGTTTATCAACATAGCTCAAGGAAAAGAGAGCGATTcacatagcaaaaaaaatatggtCGAGGTTGCTGTGGTCTCTGAAATATTGGCAAGCCTTTATGAAG CATTTATGAGCACACAAAGGAAAATTAGCATAGGAGTTATATCACCATATAACGCTCAAGTTTATGCCATTCAAGAGAGAATCGGAAAGACGTACAGCGAGGGCAGTGACTTCTCAGTCAGTATTCGATCAGTTGATGGGTTCCAAGGTAGCGAAGAGGACATCATAATTATCTCCACTGTCAGAAGCAATGGGCGAGGGTCAGTTGGTTTCCTTTCCAATCTCAATAGGGCAAATGTGGCTCTGACTCGTGCAAG GTATTGCCTGTGGATATTGGGGAACGGCACGACGCTTACAAATAGTGGTTCCATTTGGAAGAAGATAGTAATGGATGCTAAGGAACGAGGGTGCTTCCATAATGCGGATGAGGACGAGAAGTTAGCTCGTGCCATTACAGCCAGCCTGGTTGAGCCTGATCAACATTACGCTAATCGTCTTTCAAAGACATTTTCTTCACTTAGTCTCGGGGATTGA